One genomic window of Ziziphus jujuba cultivar Dongzao chromosome 4, ASM3175591v1 includes the following:
- the LOC107433907 gene encoding glucose-6-phosphate 1-dehydrogenase, chloroplastic isoform X3: MGPCSSASSLSSSTSFTPSLFKNETPRLSKFFILPGKSHSSLWVSQVGSTTTLARKHFQLKSSNGHPLDAVSSHDGLVENPLASKPQGEGLFSFSEQENVESSVSITVVGASGDLAKKKIFPALFALYYEDCLPKNFIVFGYARTKMNDEELRNMISKTLTCRIDRRENCEDKMEQFLQRCFYHSGQYDSEEHFAELDKKMKMKEDGKLAHRLFYLSIPPNIFVNVVKCASLRASSANGWTRVIVEKPFGRDSESSGELTRCLKQYLAEDQIFRIDHYLGKELVENLSVLRFSNLVFEPLWSRSYIRNVQLIFSEDFGTEGRGGYFDNYGIIRDIMQNHLLQILALFAMETPVSLDAEDIRNEKVKVLRSMRPLLLEDVVVGQYKGHSKGGKLLPAYTDDPTVPKGSVTPTFAAAALFIDNARWDGVPFLMKAGKALYTRRAEIRVQFRHVPGNLYRRNFGTDLDKATNELVLRVQPDEAIYLKINNKIPGLGMRLDRSDLNLLYRASSIIN; encoded by the exons ATGGGTCCTTGTTCATCTGCTTCTTCTTTGTCTTCTTCAACCTCCTTCACACCCTCTTTGTTCAAGAATGAGACACCTCGTCTGAGCAAGTTCTTCATTTTGCCAGGAAAATCACATTCCTCCTTATGGGTTTCTCAGGTTGGTTCAACAACCACCCTTGCAAGAAAGCACTTTCAGCTCAAATCCTCAAATGGGCATCCACTAGATGCAGTTTCTTCGCATGATG GTCTAGTGGAAAATCCTCTGGCCAGTAAGCCCCAAGGTGAAGGACTCTTTTCATTCTCTGAACAAGAAAATGTAGAATCTTCCGTAAGTATAACTGTTGTTGGTGCTTCTGGAGACCTTGCGAAAAAGAAGATTTTTCCTGCACTTTTTGCTCTTTATTATGAGGATTGTCTACCTAAG AACTTCATAGTGTTTGGTTATGCACGGACTAAAATGAATGACGAGGAATTAAGAAACATGATTAGCAAAACTTTGACTTGCAGAATTGATAGGAG GGAGAATTGTGAAGACAAAATGGAACAGTTCTTGCAAAGATGCTTTTACCATTCCGGTCAGTATGATTCTGAGGAGCACTTTGCGGAATTGGACaagaagatgaaaatgaaggaG GATGGAAAATTGGCACATAGGCTATTCTACTTATCGATTCCTCCAAACATATTTGTGAACGTGGTAAAATGTGCAAGTCTGAGAGCTTCTTCAGCAAATGGGTGGACAAGGGTCATTGTAGAAAAGCCATTTGGTCGTGACTCAGAGTCATCTGGTGAACTAACAAGATGTTTGAAGCAATACCTTGCAGAAGATCAAATATTCAG GATTGACCATTACTTGGGCAAGGAGCTTGTTGAAAATCTGTCAGTGCTTCGATTCTCCAATCTTGTTTTTGAGCCTCTCTGGTCCCGGAGCTACATTCGCAATGTTCAACTGATATTTTCTGAAGATTTTGGTACAGAGGGACGAGGAGG ATACTTTGACAACTATGGAATCATACGAGATATAATGCAAAATCATCTTCTGCAAATACTGGCATTGTTTGCAATGGAAACACCTGTCAGCCTAGATGCTGAAGACATTAGAAATGAAAAG GTAAAGGTTCTAAGATCAATGAGACCACTGCTGCTTGAAGATGTAGTTGTTGGTCAGTACAAAGGCCACAGCAAGGGTGGTAAATTGCTTCCTGCTTATACAGATGATCCAACTGTGCCAAAGGGAAGTGTCACTCCGACATTTGCGGCTGCAGCTCTCTTTATCGATAATGCCAGATGGGATGGGGTTCCTTTCCTAATGAAAGCAGGAAAGGCACTCTATACTAGGCG AGCAGAGATCAGAGTTCAGTTCAGACATGTACCTGGAAACTTGTACAGACGGAACTTTGGAACTGATTTAGATAAGGCTACGAATGAACTTGTGCTTCGTGTACAACCTGATGAAGCCATATATTTGAAGATAAACAACAAAATTCCTGGTCTTGGAATGAGATTAGATCGCAGTGACCTAAATTTGCTTTACCGAGCAAG CAGCATAATCAATTGA
- the LOC107433907 gene encoding glucose-6-phosphate 1-dehydrogenase, chloroplastic isoform X2, producing the protein MGPCSSASSLSSSTSFTPSLFKNETPRLSKFFILPGKSHSSLWVSQVGSTTTLARKHFQLKSSNGHPLDAVSSHDGLVENPLASKPQGEGLFSFSEQENVESSVSITVVGASGDLAKKKIFPALFALYYEDCLPKNFIVFGYARTKMNDEELRNMISKTLTCRIDRRENCEDKMEQFLQRCFYHSGQYDSEEHFAELDKKMKMKEDGKLAHRLFYLSIPPNIFVNVVKCASLRASSANGWTRVIVEKPFGRDSESSGELTRCLKQYLAEDQIFRIDHYLGKELVENLSVLRFSNLVFEPLWSRSYIRNVQLIFSEDFGTEGRGGYFDNYGIIRDIMQNHLLQILALFAMETPVSLDAEDIRNEKVKVLRSMRPLLLEDVVVGQYKGHSKGGKLLPAYTDDPTVPKGSVTPTFAAAALFIDNARWDGVPFLMKAGKALYTRRAEIRVQFRHVPGNLYRRNFGTDLDKATNELVLRVQPDEAIYLKINNKIPGLGMRLDRSDLNLLYRARIVCSYMKTFNSKQQHNQLMITKLKLWGKRRTGILLTNYNNTRILLHLHNEAI; encoded by the exons ATGGGTCCTTGTTCATCTGCTTCTTCTTTGTCTTCTTCAACCTCCTTCACACCCTCTTTGTTCAAGAATGAGACACCTCGTCTGAGCAAGTTCTTCATTTTGCCAGGAAAATCACATTCCTCCTTATGGGTTTCTCAGGTTGGTTCAACAACCACCCTTGCAAGAAAGCACTTTCAGCTCAAATCCTCAAATGGGCATCCACTAGATGCAGTTTCTTCGCATGATG GTCTAGTGGAAAATCCTCTGGCCAGTAAGCCCCAAGGTGAAGGACTCTTTTCATTCTCTGAACAAGAAAATGTAGAATCTTCCGTAAGTATAACTGTTGTTGGTGCTTCTGGAGACCTTGCGAAAAAGAAGATTTTTCCTGCACTTTTTGCTCTTTATTATGAGGATTGTCTACCTAAG AACTTCATAGTGTTTGGTTATGCACGGACTAAAATGAATGACGAGGAATTAAGAAACATGATTAGCAAAACTTTGACTTGCAGAATTGATAGGAG GGAGAATTGTGAAGACAAAATGGAACAGTTCTTGCAAAGATGCTTTTACCATTCCGGTCAGTATGATTCTGAGGAGCACTTTGCGGAATTGGACaagaagatgaaaatgaaggaG GATGGAAAATTGGCACATAGGCTATTCTACTTATCGATTCCTCCAAACATATTTGTGAACGTGGTAAAATGTGCAAGTCTGAGAGCTTCTTCAGCAAATGGGTGGACAAGGGTCATTGTAGAAAAGCCATTTGGTCGTGACTCAGAGTCATCTGGTGAACTAACAAGATGTTTGAAGCAATACCTTGCAGAAGATCAAATATTCAG GATTGACCATTACTTGGGCAAGGAGCTTGTTGAAAATCTGTCAGTGCTTCGATTCTCCAATCTTGTTTTTGAGCCTCTCTGGTCCCGGAGCTACATTCGCAATGTTCAACTGATATTTTCTGAAGATTTTGGTACAGAGGGACGAGGAGG ATACTTTGACAACTATGGAATCATACGAGATATAATGCAAAATCATCTTCTGCAAATACTGGCATTGTTTGCAATGGAAACACCTGTCAGCCTAGATGCTGAAGACATTAGAAATGAAAAG GTAAAGGTTCTAAGATCAATGAGACCACTGCTGCTTGAAGATGTAGTTGTTGGTCAGTACAAAGGCCACAGCAAGGGTGGTAAATTGCTTCCTGCTTATACAGATGATCCAACTGTGCCAAAGGGAAGTGTCACTCCGACATTTGCGGCTGCAGCTCTCTTTATCGATAATGCCAGATGGGATGGGGTTCCTTTCCTAATGAAAGCAGGAAAGGCACTCTATACTAGGCG AGCAGAGATCAGAGTTCAGTTCAGACATGTACCTGGAAACTTGTACAGACGGAACTTTGGAACTGATTTAGATAAGGCTACGAATGAACTTGTGCTTCGTGTACAACCTGATGAAGCCATATATTTGAAGATAAACAACAAAATTCCTGGTCTTGGAATGAGATTAGATCGCAGTGACCTAAATTTGCTTTACCGAGCAAG AATTGTTTGTTCTTATATGAAAACTTTTAATTCAAAGCAGCAGCATAATCAATTGATGATCACCAAGCTGAAACTTTGgggtaaaagaagaacaggaatACTTTTGACTAATTACAATAATACAAGAATACTTCTGCACTTACATAATGAGGCAATATAA
- the LOC107433907 gene encoding glucose-6-phosphate 1-dehydrogenase, chloroplastic isoform X1, with protein sequence MGPCSSASSLSSSTSFTPSLFKNETPRLSKFFILPGKSHSSLWVSQVGSTTTLARKHFQLKSSNGHPLDAVSSHDGLVENPLASKPQGEGLFSFSEQENVESSVSITVVGASGDLAKKKIFPALFALYYEDCLPKNFIVFGYARTKMNDEELRNMISKTLTCRIDRRENCEDKMEQFLQRCFYHSGQYDSEEHFAELDKKMKMKEDGKLAHRLFYLSIPPNIFVNVVKCASLRASSANGWTRVIVEKPFGRDSESSGELTRCLKQYLAEDQIFRIDHYLGKELVENLSVLRFSNLVFEPLWSRSYIRNVQLIFSEDFGTEGRGGYFDNYGIIRDIMQNHLLQILALFAMETPVSLDAEDIRNEKVKVLRSMRPLLLEDVVVGQYKGHSKGGKLLPAYTDDPTVPKGSVTPTFAAAALFIDNARWDGVPFLMKAGKALYTRRAEIRVQFRHVPGNLYRRNFGTDLDKATNELVLRVQPDEAIYLKINNKIPGLGMRLDRSDLNLLYRARYPREIPDAYERLLLDAIEGERRLFIRSDELDAAWALFTPLLKELEEKKIIPELYPYGSRGPVGVHYLAAKYNVRWGDLSE encoded by the exons ATGGGTCCTTGTTCATCTGCTTCTTCTTTGTCTTCTTCAACCTCCTTCACACCCTCTTTGTTCAAGAATGAGACACCTCGTCTGAGCAAGTTCTTCATTTTGCCAGGAAAATCACATTCCTCCTTATGGGTTTCTCAGGTTGGTTCAACAACCACCCTTGCAAGAAAGCACTTTCAGCTCAAATCCTCAAATGGGCATCCACTAGATGCAGTTTCTTCGCATGATG GTCTAGTGGAAAATCCTCTGGCCAGTAAGCCCCAAGGTGAAGGACTCTTTTCATTCTCTGAACAAGAAAATGTAGAATCTTCCGTAAGTATAACTGTTGTTGGTGCTTCTGGAGACCTTGCGAAAAAGAAGATTTTTCCTGCACTTTTTGCTCTTTATTATGAGGATTGTCTACCTAAG AACTTCATAGTGTTTGGTTATGCACGGACTAAAATGAATGACGAGGAATTAAGAAACATGATTAGCAAAACTTTGACTTGCAGAATTGATAGGAG GGAGAATTGTGAAGACAAAATGGAACAGTTCTTGCAAAGATGCTTTTACCATTCCGGTCAGTATGATTCTGAGGAGCACTTTGCGGAATTGGACaagaagatgaaaatgaaggaG GATGGAAAATTGGCACATAGGCTATTCTACTTATCGATTCCTCCAAACATATTTGTGAACGTGGTAAAATGTGCAAGTCTGAGAGCTTCTTCAGCAAATGGGTGGACAAGGGTCATTGTAGAAAAGCCATTTGGTCGTGACTCAGAGTCATCTGGTGAACTAACAAGATGTTTGAAGCAATACCTTGCAGAAGATCAAATATTCAG GATTGACCATTACTTGGGCAAGGAGCTTGTTGAAAATCTGTCAGTGCTTCGATTCTCCAATCTTGTTTTTGAGCCTCTCTGGTCCCGGAGCTACATTCGCAATGTTCAACTGATATTTTCTGAAGATTTTGGTACAGAGGGACGAGGAGG ATACTTTGACAACTATGGAATCATACGAGATATAATGCAAAATCATCTTCTGCAAATACTGGCATTGTTTGCAATGGAAACACCTGTCAGCCTAGATGCTGAAGACATTAGAAATGAAAAG GTAAAGGTTCTAAGATCAATGAGACCACTGCTGCTTGAAGATGTAGTTGTTGGTCAGTACAAAGGCCACAGCAAGGGTGGTAAATTGCTTCCTGCTTATACAGATGATCCAACTGTGCCAAAGGGAAGTGTCACTCCGACATTTGCGGCTGCAGCTCTCTTTATCGATAATGCCAGATGGGATGGGGTTCCTTTCCTAATGAAAGCAGGAAAGGCACTCTATACTAGGCG AGCAGAGATCAGAGTTCAGTTCAGACATGTACCTGGAAACTTGTACAGACGGAACTTTGGAACTGATTTAGATAAGGCTACGAATGAACTTGTGCTTCGTGTACAACCTGATGAAGCCATATATTTGAAGATAAACAACAAAATTCCTGGTCTTGGAATGAGATTAGATCGCAGTGACCTAAATTTGCTTTACCGAGCAAG ATATCCAAGAGAAATACCAGACGCATATGAAAGACTACTCTTAGATGCGATTGAAGGGGAAAGAAGGTTGTTCATCAGAAGTGATGAACTTGATGCTGCTTGGGCATTATTCACACCATTGTTGAAGGAACTTGAAGAGAAGAAGATCATCCCCGAGCTCTACCCCTATGGTAGTAGAGGACCAGTTGGAGTGCATTATCTGGCTGCGAAGTACAATGTTAGATGGGGAGATCTGAGTGAGTGA